A genomic region of Propionispora vibrioides contains the following coding sequences:
- a CDS encoding PTS galactitol transporter subunit IIC, which translates to MFQAFLGLGPTVILPVAVFFLGMLFGQTPGRSFRSGLIIGVGFTGIFMVVDLLVSNLAPAAQGMVHRFGIGLNIIDIGWPGAASIAWASPVAALVIPVGLVVNIIMLVTKTTKTMDIDLWNYWHFTFCGAFVYSLSGSLAQALIAAVIFEIVVLKIADWTAPLLEEYFELPGISVPTGSTVSYAPIGIPLVWLIQKIPGIKDLHADPDTIQKRFGIFGEPIFMGLILGCVLGGLAGYDLGKIVKVGVAMGAVMFLMPRMVKILMEGLIPISESAREFLSKKFGEKDVYIGLDAAVAIGHPSVIATALILVPITILLAVILPGNKVLPFGDLATIPFIVCFIVGTARGNIIHSVIAGTVVLAMSLYMATDVAVFHTQMAVDAHFKMPEGTNLISSIDQGGNLIHWLIYKLFALFN; encoded by the coding sequence ATGTTTCAGGCATTTTTGGGCCTAGGCCCGACGGTAATCTTACCGGTAGCCGTTTTCTTCCTGGGTATGCTGTTCGGTCAGACTCCCGGCAGATCGTTCCGTTCAGGTCTTATTATTGGTGTTGGTTTTACAGGTATTTTCATGGTGGTTGACCTGCTGGTTTCCAATTTGGCTCCGGCAGCGCAAGGCATGGTACACCGTTTCGGTATTGGCCTTAATATTATTGATATCGGCTGGCCGGGTGCAGCAAGTATTGCCTGGGCATCTCCGGTAGCAGCTTTGGTTATTCCCGTAGGTTTGGTTGTAAACATCATCATGCTGGTTACCAAAACGACGAAAACGATGGATATCGACCTTTGGAACTACTGGCATTTTACTTTCTGCGGCGCGTTTGTTTATTCTTTGAGCGGCAGCTTGGCCCAAGCCTTGATTGCAGCAGTTATCTTCGAAATTGTTGTTTTGAAAATTGCTGACTGGACAGCTCCGTTGCTGGAAGAATACTTTGAATTACCCGGTATTTCCGTTCCGACAGGCAGCACCGTTTCCTATGCTCCGATCGGTATTCCTCTTGTTTGGCTTATTCAGAAAATTCCTGGAATTAAAGATCTTCACGCTGACCCGGATACAATCCAAAAACGTTTCGGTATTTTCGGCGAACCGATCTTCATGGGCTTGATCTTAGGTTGCGTACTTGGCGGTTTGGCTGGTTATGATCTTGGCAAAATCGTTAAAGTCGGTGTGGCAATGGGCGCTGTTATGTTCCTGATGCCGAGAATGGTTAAAATTCTGATGGAAGGTCTTATTCCTATCTCGGAATCGGCCCGTGAATTCCTGAGCAAGAAATTCGGTGAAAAAGATGTGTATATCGGTCTGGATGCTGCTGTTGCAATTGGCCATCCGTCCGTTATCGCGACTGCTTTGATTCTGGTTCCTATTACGATTCTGCTGGCTGTTATTCTTCCTGGCAATAAAGTGTTACCGTTCGGTGACTTGGCTACCATTCCGTTCATCGTATGCTTCATCGTTGGTACTGCCAGAGGCAACATCATTCACTCCGTTATCGCCGGTACCGTTGTACTCGCTATGTCGCTCTACATGGCAACCGACGTGGCTGTGTTCCATACCCAGATGGCTGTGGACGCCCACTTCAAAATGCCTGAAGGAACCAATCTTATCTCCAGTATTGACCAAGGCGGTAACTTGATTCACTGGTTGATCTATAAATTATTCGCTTTGTTTAACTAG
- a CDS encoding PTS sugar transporter subunit IIB has product MARKVVLVACGTGIATSTVVSEAVGKIAKENKLDVEVVQCKITEVPGYVERASLLVTTTIVKQEFPFPVINARAFLTGIGLDAVKAQILDELKK; this is encoded by the coding sequence ATGGCTAGAAAAGTTGTATTGGTAGCTTGTGGCACTGGGATTGCAACCTCGACCGTTGTATCTGAAGCAGTGGGTAAAATCGCGAAAGAAAACAAACTGGACGTGGAAGTGGTACAGTGCAAAATTACCGAAGTCCCCGGTTATGTAGAACGCGCATCACTTTTGGTAACTACTACAATCGTTAAACAGGAATTCCCGTTCCCGGTTATTAATGCCAGAGCTTTTTTAACTGGTATTGGTCTGGATGCTGTTAAAGCGCAAATTCTCGATGAACTAAAAAAATAA
- a CDS encoding PTS sugar transporter subunit IIA — translation MSKINFTETLILTGIEAKTNMEVLECMAANLCEQGMVKESYKQAIKDRENNFATGLPTSSVGVAIPHTDIEHVNQAAISVGVLKEEVNFGIMGEEESTVPVKVVFMLAMKESHAQLELLQKLMQIFQDESALTTLATAASKTVIRELVSAKLGLEGGE, via the coding sequence ATGAGCAAGATTAATTTTACCGAAACATTGATACTTACCGGCATAGAAGCCAAAACTAATATGGAAGTATTGGAATGTATGGCAGCCAACCTGTGTGAACAGGGTATGGTAAAAGAAAGTTATAAACAGGCAATCAAAGACAGAGAAAACAATTTTGCCACCGGATTGCCGACATCCAGTGTGGGTGTAGCCATACCCCATACGGACATTGAACATGTCAATCAAGCTGCCATTAGCGTAGGCGTCTTGAAAGAGGAAGTCAATTTCGGCATCATGGGAGAGGAAGAAAGTACTGTCCCGGTAAAAGTGGTGTTCATGCTGGCGATGAAAGAAAGCCATGCTCAGCTTGAACTGCTGCAGAAATTGATGCAAATTTTTCAGGATGAAAGCGCACTGACTACACTAGCAACCGCAGCTTCCAAAACAGTAATTAGAGAACTGGTCAGTGCAAAACTTGGCTTGGAAGGAGGTGAATAA
- a CDS encoding sigma 54-interacting transcriptional regulator yields MKDKLRDIILQENRKEPFTDMELSDKLAVSREYVTLLRKDLNIADSRERKKTYICEAISNLLAGNRQMAYRELAQTLKKEGYQVSRYLLDKYLEEVEERAPVQRVADNTGTSLEKASKVVPEADGGHYMAFSNLVGASGSLEMQIQQAKASMLYPPNGLHCLILGETGVGKSEMAEAMYKFAVESKRLPPEAPFIVFNCADYADNGQLLISHLFGSVKGAYTGAVSDRKGLVEQAHGGILFLDEVHRLTSEGQEMLFHLMDKGRFRRLGESEFVREVQVQLIAATTENVETSLLATFKRRIPMIIEMPSLRERPLNERLKLIKTFFGYESTRMNAPIHVSMDVIKSFLLYECLGNIGQLKSDIQVICAKSFLAFVMEKDECVNIDVRDLNVHVKKGLMKINSKRQEIDTLIWQDFRFSPERHHISNNIENDIYSFSKEFYGYIEKTYTEYLEQGLTTHEISRVLGSQIEKKLQTVIKHVKGSLSPISHDEVAKVVGTETIALVEELLKIAEAALGKMDASIFYCLAIHLNATFNRLKQGREIVNPNLEDIKVKCSEEYTVALAMVDYIKKYYGLELPEDEVGFIALYLHGNKEEDEAKVAVLVVTHGNAGSGMVEIANKLLNVNHGKAVVMNLEENPHEVLERMVSVVHAADEGKGVLLLVDMGSLLTFGEIIYERTGIPVETIDRVDTVMVIEAIRRSLLPGSTLRDVVYAIETLNYTFKKTRVNQNLPKRQKAIISLCLTGEGMAIHCSRLLKKMLGDKLKDVAIIHMGVIGKRDLYKQIQETMNQYEIVAIIGSIDPKYYGIPYVSMEDLLNVNGKEQIINLLDHGSKFSLISGYHNLIPNVVREAKIVMMPAIKTKQELLKVLCDSIIKEGYVKPGYYEAVLERESMGSYVINQKVALPHADSSYVNHSVVVIAKMPEPIVWDEESQVSIICLLALDINGKDGVRYLYNTFKNDELVAQLEKLQSVQEFREVLLNEQD; encoded by the coding sequence GTGAAAGATAAACTCCGCGATATCATACTGCAAGAGAACCGCAAAGAACCCTTTACCGATATGGAGCTGAGCGACAAGCTGGCTGTAAGCCGCGAATATGTGACACTGTTGCGTAAAGACTTGAATATTGCCGACTCACGGGAACGTAAAAAAACGTATATCTGTGAGGCAATCAGCAATCTATTGGCCGGCAACAGACAGATGGCTTACCGTGAGCTGGCTCAGACTTTGAAAAAAGAAGGGTATCAGGTTTCACGCTATTTGCTGGATAAATATCTGGAAGAAGTGGAAGAGCGTGCGCCGGTTCAGCGGGTTGCCGACAATACGGGCACTTCCCTGGAAAAGGCTTCGAAGGTCGTACCGGAAGCGGATGGAGGCCACTATATGGCTTTCAGCAATCTGGTAGGCGCCAGTGGCAGTCTGGAAATGCAGATTCAGCAGGCGAAAGCGTCGATGCTGTATCCGCCCAATGGATTGCATTGTCTGATCCTAGGCGAAACCGGGGTAGGGAAAAGTGAAATGGCGGAAGCTATGTACAAATTTGCGGTGGAAAGCAAGCGCTTGCCGCCGGAAGCCCCGTTTATTGTCTTTAACTGCGCCGACTATGCCGATAACGGACAGCTTTTGATTTCACACCTGTTCGGCAGCGTGAAAGGGGCGTACACCGGTGCGGTCAGTGATCGCAAGGGTTTGGTGGAACAGGCCCACGGCGGTATTTTGTTTCTTGATGAAGTCCACCGGCTGACCTCGGAAGGCCAGGAGATGCTGTTCCATCTGATGGACAAAGGGCGGTTCCGCCGGTTAGGCGAATCGGAGTTTGTCCGTGAAGTGCAAGTGCAGCTTATTGCCGCCACAACGGAAAATGTTGAAACTTCGCTATTGGCAACTTTTAAACGGCGGATTCCGATGATTATTGAAATGCCGTCGCTTAGAGAACGGCCGCTGAATGAACGCCTGAAACTGATCAAGACCTTCTTTGGTTACGAATCCACGCGGATGAATGCGCCGATTCACGTATCCATGGATGTGATAAAATCATTTTTGCTTTATGAATGTCTGGGGAATATTGGTCAGCTTAAGAGTGATATTCAGGTAATTTGCGCCAAAAGTTTTCTGGCCTTTGTCATGGAAAAGGATGAATGCGTCAATATTGATGTCCGGGACTTAAATGTTCATGTCAAAAAGGGACTTATGAAAATCAACAGCAAACGTCAGGAAATTGACACGCTGATTTGGCAGGATTTTAGGTTTAGTCCGGAACGGCATCATATTTCAAATAATATCGAAAATGACATTTATAGTTTTTCCAAAGAATTTTACGGTTATATCGAAAAGACGTATACCGAGTACTTGGAGCAAGGCTTAACCACCCATGAAATCAGCCGTGTGCTGGGCAGCCAGATTGAAAAGAAGCTGCAAACGGTTATCAAGCACGTAAAAGGCAGTTTGTCGCCGATTTCGCACGATGAGGTGGCCAAGGTAGTCGGAACCGAGACAATTGCCCTGGTGGAAGAACTCCTGAAGATTGCCGAAGCGGCGCTGGGTAAAATGGATGCCTCCATCTTCTATTGCCTGGCGATTCATCTGAATGCCACCTTCAACCGGCTGAAACAAGGCAGGGAAATTGTCAATCCGAATCTGGAAGACATCAAGGTAAAGTGCAGTGAAGAATATACCGTGGCTTTGGCCATGGTGGACTATATTAAGAAGTATTACGGCCTGGAATTGCCGGAGGATGAAGTCGGGTTTATCGCGCTTTATCTGCATGGCAACAAGGAAGAAGACGAGGCCAAGGTCGCTGTTTTGGTGGTCACTCATGGCAATGCCGGCAGCGGTATGGTGGAAATCGCCAATAAGCTGCTCAATGTCAACCATGGTAAGGCTGTAGTCATGAATCTGGAAGAAAATCCCCATGAAGTGCTTGAACGTATGGTTTCGGTGGTGCATGCCGCCGATGAGGGAAAAGGCGTGTTGTTGCTGGTGGATATGGGCTCGCTCCTCACCTTTGGTGAGATTATTTACGAGCGCACCGGCATTCCGGTTGAGACGATCGACCGGGTGGACACCGTTATGGTCATTGAGGCCATCCGGCGCAGCCTGCTGCCCGGCTCCACATTGCGGGATGTCGTATACGCCATAGAAACTCTGAACTACACGTTTAAGAAAACCCGGGTGAACCAAAACCTGCCGAAGCGTCAGAAAGCTATTATATCCCTGTGCTTAACCGGGGAGGGAATGGCAATCCACTGCAGCCGTTTATTAAAAAAGATGCTGGGGGACAAACTGAAAGACGTAGCCATTATTCATATGGGAGTTATCGGCAAAAGGGACCTGTACAAGCAGATTCAGGAAACGATGAACCAGTACGAAATTGTGGCCATTATTGGCAGCATCGATCCCAAATATTATGGTATTCCTTATGTGTCGATGGAGGATCTGCTGAATGTCAACGGCAAAGAGCAAATCATCAATCTGCTGGATCATGGCAGCAAATTCAGCCTGATCAGCGGCTACCACAACCTGATTCCCAACGTGGTTCGTGAAGCTAAGATTGTGATGATGCCTGCTATTAAGACCAAACAGGAGCTTTTGAAGGTTCTCTGCGACAGCATTATCAAAGAAGGCTACGTGAAGCCCGGCTATTATGAAGCCGTGCTGGAACGTGAAAGCATGGGCAGCTATGTCATCAATCAAAAGGTCGCCCTGCCCCATGCTGATAGCAGCTATGTGAATCATTCTGTTGTTGTGATAGCCAAAATGCCGGAACCGATTGTCTGGGACGAGGAAAGCCAGGTATCCATTATCTGTCTCCTGGCTCTCGACATCAATGGCAAAGACGGTGTGCGCTATTTATACAATACATTTAAAAACGATGAACTTGTAGCACAATTGGAAAAGCTGCAAAGTGTACAGGAATTTAGGGAGGTCTTACTGAATGAGCAAGATTAA
- the asnB gene encoding asparagine synthase (glutamine-hydrolyzing): MCGIAGWIDWERNLAEEQHTLSAMVKTMEARGPDASGTYIRNHVALGHRRLSVVDPENGAQPMTRKRGKRTFTITYNGELYNTPELRQELESRGYLFTTNCDTEVLLTAYMEWGPACTEKLNGIFAFGVWDEENQELFLARDRIGVKPLFYSVRRSGLLFGSEIKALLANPLIKPEVDAEGLAEILFIGPARTPGHGVFKGIRELKPGHCLAYNHAGAKIRAYWSLQSHDHEEDFDSTVRTVRELLADTVKRQLVADVPVCTLLSGGLDSSALTALAADHYKAAGLGRLHTYSVDYLDNDKYFKASSFQPNADAPWVLRMVEELGTVHHNILLDTPELAGSLPRAAIARDLPGMADVDTSLYLFCREIKKGATVALSGECADEVFGGYPWFRREDMISADTFPWSMKPEIRLEWLSPSVTANLKPLQYVAERYHEALQEVPRLPGEDSYAARMREIFYLSLTRWMPTLLDRKDRMSMAFGLEVRVPFCDHRIVEYVWNVPWEMKNYKDREKGLLRQALTGLLPEDILWRKKSPYPKTHNPSYLQAVRNRVREILDTPSSDLRYLVNEQKIRQMMEEEGDVVFNTPWFGQLMAGPQIFAYLIQIDAWLREYKVNLV; this comes from the coding sequence GTGTGTGGTATTGCCGGATGGATTGATTGGGAGAGAAATTTAGCGGAAGAACAGCATACATTATCGGCCATGGTAAAAACAATGGAAGCCCGTGGCCCTGATGCTTCAGGGACCTACATCCGCAATCATGTGGCTCTGGGACACCGCCGTCTGAGTGTGGTAGACCCGGAAAATGGTGCGCAGCCAATGACACGCAAGCGTGGCAAGCGTACCTTTACGATTACGTATAACGGGGAGCTCTATAATACACCGGAATTGCGTCAGGAGCTGGAGTCCAGAGGATATCTATTTACCACCAATTGCGATACCGAGGTGCTGTTGACGGCCTATATGGAATGGGGGCCTGCCTGCACCGAAAAGCTGAACGGGATTTTTGCCTTTGGCGTTTGGGATGAGGAAAATCAGGAGTTATTTCTGGCCCGGGACCGTATTGGTGTCAAGCCGTTGTTTTATAGCGTGCGTCGCAGCGGTTTATTGTTCGGTTCTGAAATTAAGGCACTGCTGGCCAATCCACTGATCAAGCCGGAAGTGGATGCGGAGGGTTTAGCCGAGATCTTGTTTATCGGACCGGCCCGTACACCGGGACACGGCGTATTTAAAGGCATCCGTGAGTTGAAGCCGGGGCATTGCCTGGCGTATAACCATGCCGGTGCCAAGATCCGGGCTTACTGGTCCTTGCAAAGCCACGACCATGAGGAAGATTTCGATAGTACCGTCCGTACTGTGCGAGAACTATTGGCCGATACGGTAAAGCGCCAATTAGTGGCCGACGTGCCGGTTTGCACCTTGCTGTCGGGCGGACTGGATTCCAGCGCGCTCACCGCCTTGGCAGCCGATCATTACAAAGCGGCGGGACTTGGTCGGCTGCATACCTATTCGGTGGATTACCTGGATAACGACAAGTATTTCAAGGCCAGCAGTTTCCAGCCTAATGCCGATGCCCCATGGGTGCTGCGCATGGTGGAAGAGCTGGGTACGGTGCACCATAATATTCTGCTGGATACGCCAGAGCTGGCCGGCAGCCTGCCGCGGGCGGCGATTGCCCGTGATTTGCCGGGCATGGCGGATGTGGATACTTCTTTATATCTGTTCTGTCGGGAAATTAAAAAAGGCGCCACCGTGGCGCTATCAGGTGAGTGCGCCGACGAAGTGTTCGGCGGCTATCCCTGGTTTCGCCGGGAAGATATGATCTCGGCCGATACTTTTCCCTGGTCGATGAAGCCGGAAATCCGTCTGGAATGGCTGTCTCCCTCGGTTACGGCCAACTTAAAACCGCTGCAGTATGTGGCGGAGCGATATCATGAAGCGCTGCAGGAAGTACCCCGGCTGCCCGGTGAAGACAGCTACGCCGCCCGGATGCGGGAAATTTTCTATTTGAGTCTAACCCGTTGGATGCCTACCCTGCTGGATAGGAAGGACCGGATGAGCATGGCTTTCGGCTTGGAGGTGCGGGTGCCGTTTTGTGATCACCGGATTGTGGAATACGTGTGGAATGTGCCTTGGGAAATGAAAAATTATAAAGACCGCGAAAAAGGGCTGCTGCGGCAGGCGCTCACCGGACTTTTGCCGGAAGATATTCTGTGGCGGAAAAAGAGCCCCTATCCCAAGACACATAATCCATCCTATTTACAGGCCGTAAGAAATCGTGTCCGGGAAATCCTGGATACGCCGTCCTCCGATCTGCGCTATCTGGTCAATGAGCAAAAAATCCGGCAGATGATGGAAGAAGAAGGCGATGTTGTATTTAATACGCCCTGGTTTGGTCAGTTGATGGCCGGACCGCAGATTTTTGCCTATCTGATCCAGATAGATGCCTGGCTGAGGGAATATAAGGTGAATTTGGTATAG
- a CDS encoding cupin domain-containing protein has product MDKKFIKNIEFATALTLSDLVQYQPGQVISLTLVQNPTTSITVFAFAQGEGVSTHSAPGDAMVYLLDGQAEITIGTDKHLVKAGETIVMPANVPHGLEAVEAFKMLLIVIK; this is encoded by the coding sequence TTGGATAAAAAGTTCATTAAAAACATCGAGTTTGCCACCGCCCTGACCTTGAGCGATCTGGTCCAGTACCAGCCAGGACAGGTAATCAGCCTGACGCTGGTACAAAATCCAACAACCAGCATTACCGTATTCGCCTTTGCCCAGGGAGAAGGGGTAAGTACCCATTCAGCACCTGGCGATGCTATGGTATACCTGCTCGACGGCCAGGCAGAAATCACTATCGGCACAGACAAACACTTGGTAAAAGCCGGTGAAACCATCGTGATGCCGGCCAATGTTCCTCACGGTCTGGAAGCGGTCGAAGCTTTTAAAATGCTTTTAATCGTAATTAAATAA
- a CDS encoding demethoxyubiquinone hydroxylase family protein: MPNFANPFQGNVNRKLTKEELIQAIRLDIAGELEAIYIYDAHVQATDDPVAKEVIGDIRDEEKAHVGELMALLRYLDPEEAEHFASGEAEVKEMLEDLGIGGSEKVEKITTAHTTVGSLIQK; this comes from the coding sequence ATGCCAAATTTTGCAAACCCCTTTCAGGGAAACGTAAACCGGAAATTGACTAAAGAAGAGCTGATTCAAGCCATTCGCCTGGATATCGCCGGTGAATTGGAAGCGATCTACATCTATGATGCTCATGTGCAGGCAACAGACGATCCTGTGGCAAAAGAAGTCATTGGCGATATCCGTGACGAGGAAAAAGCTCATGTCGGAGAATTGATGGCGTTACTCCGTTATTTGGACCCGGAAGAAGCTGAGCATTTTGCTTCCGGCGAAGCGGAAGTAAAGGAAATGCTGGAAGATCTGGGTATCGGCGGTTCCGAAAAAGTGGAAAAAATAACAACTGCCCACACTACCGTTGGCAGTCTGATTCAAAAATAG
- a CDS encoding family 1 encapsulin nanocompartment shell protein — MEFLLRDDAPFSEQQWEKIDSLVVNTARQVLTGRKFIHIYGPLGAGAQSVHIDDYGSVGQGDADFFGDSDDTDVIKTQGRRFLEIPLLYKDFSIPWRDVEQSKQTGLPLDVATAAGAAAVCARKEDELIFLGNKELGYEGLATAAGVNTLTKKDWKVGENAFSDIAEALELLAGKGFVGKFALTLSPDLYRQLQRLQPNTGLLEIARVRELLDGQVYQTPALGNNKAVLVCAEPQNLDLVIGQDLITGYLGPEKLNHTLRVLETVLLRIKRKDAIVVFE; from the coding sequence ATGGAGTTTTTATTACGGGATGATGCTCCTTTCTCCGAACAGCAATGGGAAAAAATTGATAGTCTTGTCGTGAACACCGCTCGCCAGGTACTGACGGGCCGGAAATTCATCCATATTTACGGGCCGTTGGGCGCCGGTGCGCAAAGCGTACATATTGACGACTACGGTTCAGTCGGCCAAGGCGATGCCGATTTCTTCGGCGACAGCGACGATACGGATGTGATAAAAACCCAGGGCAGAAGGTTCCTGGAAATTCCCTTGCTTTACAAGGACTTTTCCATTCCCTGGCGTGATGTGGAGCAAAGCAAGCAAACAGGACTTCCCCTCGATGTGGCAACAGCCGCCGGTGCCGCCGCTGTTTGCGCCAGAAAGGAAGACGAATTGATCTTCCTGGGCAATAAAGAACTTGGCTACGAAGGCCTTGCTACAGCAGCCGGCGTGAATACACTGACCAAAAAAGACTGGAAAGTCGGCGAAAATGCTTTTTCCGATATTGCCGAAGCGCTGGAACTGCTTGCTGGGAAAGGCTTTGTCGGCAAGTTTGCTTTAACGCTGAGTCCCGATTTATACCGCCAACTACAACGGCTGCAGCCGAATACGGGCTTACTGGAAATTGCCCGCGTAAGAGAACTGCTGGACGGTCAGGTATACCAGACTCCGGCCCTGGGCAACAATAAAGCCGTACTGGTTTGCGCCGAACCGCAAAACCTGGACTTGGTCATTGGCCAGGACCTGATTACCGGTTATCTGGGACCAGAAAAACTGAATCACACACTGCGTGTTTTGGAAACCGTTCTTCTTAGAATCAAACGCAAAGACGCGATTGTCGTTTTTGAATAA